In Pseudomonas sp. MM213, a genomic segment contains:
- the ispD gene encoding 2-C-methyl-D-erythritol 4-phosphate cytidylyltransferase, whose product MNSSLPAFWAVIPAAGVGARMAADRPKQYLHLGGRTILEHSLGCFLDHPSLKGLVVSLAVDDPYWPNLACAGDSRIQRVDGGAERSGSVLNALLHLHALGADDEDWVLVHDAARPNLSRDDLDKLLVELADDPVGGLLAVPARDTLKRVDKHGRVVETVDRSVIWQAYTPQMFRLGALHRALADSLVADAVITDEASAMEWAGSSPRLIEGRSDNLKVTRPEDLEWLRQRWANRR is encoded by the coding sequence ATGAATTCCTCGTTACCGGCCTTCTGGGCCGTTATCCCTGCCGCGGGCGTCGGTGCCCGTATGGCCGCAGACCGTCCCAAGCAATATTTGCACCTGGGCGGGCGCACTATTCTTGAACACAGCCTTGGCTGTTTCCTTGATCATCCTTCCCTGAAGGGACTGGTGGTCAGTCTGGCTGTTGATGATCCTTATTGGCCCAATCTGGCATGCGCTGGCGATTCGCGTATTCAACGCGTTGACGGTGGCGCCGAGCGTTCCGGGTCGGTGCTCAATGCCTTGCTGCACTTGCATGCGTTGGGTGCGGACGATGAGGATTGGGTGTTGGTCCACGATGCGGCGCGGCCGAATCTGAGCCGCGATGATCTGGACAAGTTGCTGGTTGAACTGGCTGACGATCCGGTCGGCGGGCTGCTGGCGGTTCCGGCACGCGATACCCTGAAGCGGGTCGACAAGCACGGTCGTGTCGTTGAAACCGTGGACCGCAGCGTGATCTGGCAGGCGTATACGCCGCAGATGTTTCGACTTGGCGCGTTGCATCGGGCGTTGGCGGACAGTCTGGTGGCGGATGCGGTGATCACTGATGAAGCGTCGGCGATGGAGTGGGCTGGTTCATCGCCACGCCTTATCGAAGGGCGTTCCGACAATCTCAAGGTCACACGTCCCGAAGATCTTGAATGGTTGAGACAGCGCTGGGCTAACCGCCGCTGA